From one Synechocystis sp. PCC 6803 substr. PCC-P genomic stretch:
- a CDS encoding Na(+)/H(+) antiporter subunit B — MKIVYLIAALLFYAKMLFITGNAVEPLEEVAVVENLLEQTGAPNVVSGIIFRNRLYDTMLEVVVFTIAIMGVRFLMAEEKPAAMVYQVSDAPSVVLARLGAMIALLIGIELAIRGHLSPGGGFAAGVAGGTAIGLVAIISSPEWLHQLYEKWQAAKVEKLSVLIFLVLAALSLLGINFPLDNAGWIPLLNMVVALKVAIGSWGAILVFIRYRGLL; from the coding sequence ATGAAAATTGTTTACCTAATTGCGGCCCTATTGTTCTACGCCAAAATGTTGTTCATCACGGGCAATGCTGTAGAACCATTAGAAGAAGTGGCGGTGGTGGAGAATTTGCTAGAGCAAACGGGAGCGCCCAATGTGGTGTCGGGGATTATTTTCCGCAATCGTTTGTACGACACCATGCTGGAGGTGGTGGTGTTTACCATTGCCATTATGGGGGTGCGCTTTTTGATGGCGGAGGAAAAGCCGGCCGCTATGGTCTATCAAGTGAGCGATGCTCCGTCGGTGGTGCTGGCCCGATTGGGGGCCATGATTGCCCTGCTGATTGGCATAGAATTGGCCATCCGGGGTCACCTTAGTCCGGGGGGAGGCTTTGCGGCCGGGGTAGCGGGGGGAACCGCCATTGGTCTAGTGGCCATTATTTCTTCGCCGGAATGGTTGCATCAACTGTACGAAAAATGGCAAGCCGCCAAGGTAGAAAAGTTATCGGTGTTGATTTTCCTCGTTCTGGCCGCCCTGAGTTTGCTGGGCATTAATTTTCCCTTGGATAATGCGGGCTGGATTCCTCTGTTGAACATGGTGGTGGCCCTAAAAGTGGCGATCGGTTCCTGGGGAGCGATTTTGGTCTTTATCCGCTATCGGGGGTTATTGTGA
- a CDS encoding DUF58 domain-containing protein, translating to MVPTLRFYICLMLIGGGAMVVAQVDTVPRAVGALVLADLLLLLLTAIDYVRGKKQKITVQRQPLGPLSIGRENPVTITLENSGPTAIAKIKDDYPAPFLAMDELKTAQILPQGSTQLSYQVQPRQRGEYVWGKVNVRQLCPWQLTWQQWTVGEGETVTVHPDLIGLKSLTIRLAQATTGNLRQMRKLGLGTEFRELRDYQAGDDLRYLDWKASARRGIPLMRVLEPEREQTVIILLDRGRLMTAWVQGLQRFDWGLNTSLALAVAALHRGDRLGIGVFDREVVSWLPPERGLQYLPKLLKTLSPLQPVLREPDYSAAIGKLVQQQTRRALVVCITDLIDPTASQELLTALTQLAPRYLPFCVTLRDPQVDQLAHAPATTVSGAYQQAVAINLLQQRQLALVKLKQKGVLVLDAPADKVSEQLVDRYLQLKARTLL from the coding sequence ATGGTTCCCACTCTCCGCTTTTATATTTGTCTAATGCTCATTGGCGGTGGAGCTATGGTGGTAGCTCAAGTTGATACGGTTCCTAGGGCAGTGGGGGCCTTGGTTTTAGCAGATTTACTACTGTTGCTGCTGACTGCCATTGACTATGTTCGAGGCAAAAAGCAAAAAATAACAGTGCAACGGCAACCTCTGGGACCCCTTTCCATTGGTCGGGAAAACCCTGTCACCATCACACTGGAAAATTCTGGCCCCACGGCGATCGCTAAAATCAAGGATGATTATCCCGCCCCATTTCTGGCCATGGACGAGTTAAAGACAGCCCAAATTTTACCCCAGGGAAGCACCCAGTTAAGTTACCAAGTGCAACCCCGTCAGCGGGGGGAATACGTTTGGGGCAAGGTGAATGTGCGGCAACTATGTCCCTGGCAACTGACTTGGCAACAATGGACGGTAGGGGAGGGAGAAACGGTGACGGTCCACCCAGATTTAATCGGCCTAAAATCCTTGACCATCCGCCTGGCCCAAGCTACCACGGGCAACCTAAGACAAATGCGGAAGCTCGGTTTAGGTACGGAATTTCGGGAACTACGGGATTATCAGGCGGGGGACGATTTACGGTACTTAGATTGGAAAGCTAGTGCTCGCCGGGGCATTCCCCTCATGCGGGTGTTGGAACCAGAACGGGAACAGACGGTGATTATTTTGCTGGATCGAGGCCGGCTGATGACCGCTTGGGTGCAAGGATTACAGCGATTTGATTGGGGGTTGAATACCAGTTTAGCCTTGGCGGTGGCGGCCCTCCATCGTGGCGATCGCCTAGGGATAGGGGTCTTTGACCGGGAAGTGGTCAGTTGGTTACCCCCGGAGCGGGGTTTGCAGTATTTACCCAAATTATTAAAAACCCTGAGTCCCCTCCAACCCGTGTTGCGGGAACCGGATTATAGCGCGGCGATCGGTAAACTGGTGCAACAACAAACCCGACGGGCCCTAGTGGTATGCATCACCGATTTAATCGATCCCACTGCTTCGCAGGAATTGCTCACTGCCCTCACCCAGCTAGCGCCCCGTTATCTACCCTTTTGTGTCACTTTGCGGGATCCCCAGGTGGATCAATTAGCCCATGCTCCGGCCACTACTGTTAGTGGTGCCTATCAACAAGCAGTGGCCATTAACCTTTTGCAACAGCGGCAATTGGCCCTGGTAAAGCTGAAGCAAAAAGGAGTTTTAGTGTTGGATGCTCCGGCGGACAAAGTCAGTGAACAATTGGTGGATCGTTACCTACAACTCAAAGCCCGCACTCTGCTCTAG
- a CDS encoding Crp/Fnr family transcriptional regulator: MSFRNYPCSQSILFDNYYGGSIYFIAEGWIKVCAIGESSKNSIYTIYGPDEIVGAIAAVEEDWNPKEAVTLTPAKIWSIPTQDFLNLLREDPQAGIQVAIFASKRLRRLNQYFRLRESDSVTKVAHILLELVGHGKKTISTKKHRVLIPNLPHRETAMLSGVTRETVTRTLGKLEKKGLILRQGATIEILNLDLLQQLVSGNPTSI; encoded by the coding sequence TTGAGTTTTCGTAATTATCCCTGCAGTCAATCAATTTTATTTGATAACTATTACGGCGGGTCGATTTACTTTATCGCTGAAGGTTGGATCAAAGTATGTGCTATTGGTGAATCTTCAAAAAATAGTATCTATACTATTTATGGCCCGGATGAGATTGTAGGGGCGATCGCCGCAGTGGAAGAAGACTGGAATCCTAAGGAGGCGGTCACTCTGACTCCAGCCAAGATCTGGAGTATTCCCACCCAAGATTTTCTAAACTTGCTCAGGGAAGATCCCCAAGCCGGTATTCAGGTAGCGATTTTTGCATCTAAACGTCTTAGAAGACTCAACCAATATTTCCGCCTCAGGGAATCAGATAGCGTGACAAAAGTAGCCCATATTTTGCTGGAACTAGTGGGACATGGGAAAAAAACAATAAGCACCAAAAAGCATAGGGTATTAATACCGAATTTGCCCCATCGGGAAACAGCTATGCTCAGTGGAGTTACGAGGGAAACTGTCACCCGAACATTGGGTAAATTGGAAAAAAAAGGCCTGATTTTGCGCCAGGGGGCCACCATTGAAATTCTCAACTTGGACTTGCTGCAGCAACTAGTTAGTGGCAATCCCACTTCGATCTGA
- a CDS encoding Tfp pilus assembly protein FimT/FimU: MYKSPFFKLRSILLLARNDQRTAPVSGYTLMELVVVVVVIGILSGIVVNAKPWYENPLKNSQDRLQSVIKTARTRAVNSTSTYRITANPNNPSQAIQVQRIRSGSCQANATLREASLATDTTIALNDVSGFAIGDRLKVGGTEADALSVNFGNSTITLGAPVGEKAVGTKVETVKNWKNDSAFLDEDLNVNKKVSQNNADIRMVGKFDNAAEENWSICINSRGLVSLFDADGMMTSNLDLVLTNPRTNEEAKVVIFPGGAMNATAIAMGSGSGGGGAGSESPTSSESPTGGGGTGGEGSEISGGETETSGGETGTSEKCNNGVGNGPEGCSPNDKDNDECPTGAPGAPCRAEKEAKEKAEKEAKEKEEKEKDSKENEGKK, from the coding sequence ATGTACAAGTCTCCATTTTTCAAGCTCCGCTCAATTCTGCTTTTGGCTAGGAACGACCAAAGGACTGCCCCTGTTTCTGGATACACCCTCATGGAGTTGGTAGTAGTCGTGGTGGTGATTGGCATTCTGTCTGGGATTGTGGTCAACGCTAAGCCATGGTACGAAAATCCGCTCAAGAATAGCCAAGACCGCCTGCAGAGCGTCATCAAGACCGCTAGAACTAGGGCAGTAAATAGTACGTCCACCTATCGCATCACTGCTAATCCCAACAATCCTAGTCAAGCAATCCAGGTGCAAAGGATCCGAAGCGGTAGTTGCCAGGCCAATGCCACTCTGCGGGAAGCCTCCCTAGCGACCGATACCACCATTGCCTTGAATGATGTGAGTGGATTTGCCATTGGCGATCGCCTCAAGGTGGGGGGGACAGAAGCGGATGCGCTCTCGGTTAATTTTGGCAATAGCACCATAACCCTTGGGGCTCCGGTGGGGGAGAAAGCAGTGGGGACAAAGGTGGAAACTGTGAAAAATTGGAAGAATGACAGTGCCTTTCTGGACGAAGATCTCAATGTCAACAAGAAAGTCTCCCAAAACAACGCAGATATCCGCATGGTGGGGAAATTTGACAATGCGGCGGAGGAAAATTGGTCTATTTGCATTAACAGCCGTGGTCTAGTCAGCCTGTTTGATGCCGACGGTATGATGACCAGCAATCTTGATTTGGTTTTAACCAATCCCCGCACCAATGAAGAAGCCAAGGTGGTAATTTTCCCCGGTGGGGCGATGAATGCGACGGCGATCGCCATGGGCTCCGGCTCCGGTGGCGGCGGTGCAGGTTCTGAAAGTCCCACCAGTAGTGAAAGTCCCACAGGGGGAGGCGGTACTGGTGGTGAAGGCTCTGAAATTAGCGGCGGCGAAACTGAAACTAGCGGAGGTGAAACTGGCACTAGTGAAAAATGCAATAACGGCGTAGGTAATGGCCCCGAAGGTTGTTCTCCCAACGACAAGGATAACGATGAATGTCCTACCGGAGCTCCAGGTGCTCCTTGCCGAGCCGAGAAAGAAGCAAAAGAGAAAGCCGAGAAAGAAGCAAAAGAAAAAGAAGAGAAGGAGAAAGACAGCAAAGAAAATGAGGGTAAAAAATAG
- a CDS encoding prepilin-type N-terminal cleavage/methylation domain-containing protein, with protein sequence MSAKQLWKIFNPRPMKGGFTLTENLVSLIVLSITLTAMLPAFMNFGLQNAKNRQLTGATSVANSVMNDLRSQSMTELDAQLGKTVLTNLPEQNGNKYQADQYICTRSSILNPDNPNGTCSTTVGENDFARQILIEVKAPHNPNETIYRVQTVFSRLRS encoded by the coding sequence ATGTCAGCAAAACAACTATGGAAAATTTTCAATCCTAGACCGATGAAGGGTGGATTTACCCTGACGGAAAATCTGGTTTCTCTTATTGTCCTGAGCATTACCTTAACGGCAATGTTGCCTGCTTTTATGAACTTTGGCCTACAGAACGCAAAAAACCGCCAACTCACCGGTGCCACATCCGTAGCGAATAGCGTGATGAATGACCTCCGTAGTCAAAGCATGACTGAGTTGGACGCCCAGTTAGGCAAAACAGTATTAACCAATCTGCCTGAACAAAACGGGAATAAATACCAAGCTGACCAATATATTTGCACGAGAAGCAGTATTTTGAATCCTGATAATCCCAACGGGACTTGTTCCACAACGGTGGGAGAAAACGATTTTGCCCGCCAAATTTTAATTGAAGTTAAAGCCCCCCATAATCCCAATGAAACCATCTATCGTGTACAAACTGTTTTTTCTCGTCTCCGCTCCTAA
- a CDS encoding prepilin-type N-terminal cleavage/methylation domain-containing protein: MKPSIVYKLFFLVSAPKFKQKNNRGVSLIELIVGVIIGGILIQLAYFAFSVNREMYLKDAAKNDTNQNLKTVFEIVGPTITQAGEGIGTDPNFPVISIQPFPTGSTNSEIVVRQLKIATRLRVCEDVTAGAQTEITVLRSTDDSTKTPEIPPAGCAPVDGNGDNYPDDLAQWKSYRESNGGNLRVYIYNGNGQGEFLNYASEAIYDAGGSAIAGTPTSGQVASAAIGVTGNLTNNYTAGGSTQLLILEERGYRLNGTTLQATIDGVSIDVIDNVGQFTVTATVIQNNTPSDCTRLLPQTSTFTCAPALTTTYNWSQINGINVTSRPGIGENTPGLSASNVSQINGKSQTQTFYPRNLINF; this comes from the coding sequence ATGAAACCATCTATCGTGTACAAACTGTTTTTTCTCGTCTCCGCTCCTAAATTCAAGCAAAAAAATAACCGTGGTGTGAGCCTGATTGAACTAATTGTTGGGGTAATTATCGGCGGCATTTTAATTCAGCTAGCTTATTTTGCCTTCTCCGTAAATCGTGAAATGTATTTAAAAGACGCGGCTAAAAATGACACCAATCAAAATCTAAAAACGGTATTTGAAATAGTGGGCCCCACCATAACCCAAGCGGGGGAAGGTATTGGCACAGATCCCAACTTTCCAGTTATTTCTATTCAACCTTTTCCCACTGGTTCGACTAATTCAGAAATCGTTGTCCGTCAGTTAAAAATAGCCACCAGATTGAGGGTTTGTGAAGATGTAACCGCTGGTGCCCAGACAGAAATTACTGTCTTGCGATCCACTGATGACAGTACTAAAACCCCTGAAATTCCTCCCGCTGGTTGTGCTCCTGTAGATGGCAATGGAGACAATTATCCTGATGATTTGGCCCAGTGGAAAAGCTATCGAGAGAGCAATGGCGGCAACCTACGGGTTTATATCTACAACGGCAATGGGCAAGGAGAATTTCTTAACTATGCCAGTGAAGCAATTTATGACGCAGGGGGAAGTGCCATCGCAGGGACTCCAACCTCAGGGCAGGTAGCTTCGGCTGCCATTGGAGTTACGGGAAACCTTACTAATAATTACACTGCCGGCGGATCAACCCAATTGCTAATTCTAGAAGAACGGGGCTATCGCCTCAATGGAACTACTCTGCAAGCAACTATTGATGGGGTTTCCATTGATGTTATTGACAACGTCGGTCAGTTTACTGTTACCGCCACAGTCATACAAAACAATACTCCTTCCGATTGCACTAGACTTCTTCCCCAAACTAGCACTTTTACCTGCGCCCCTGCCCTAACTACAACCTACAATTGGTCCCAAATTAATGGTATTAACGTTACCAGTCGTCCCGGCATTGGCGAAAATACTCCTGGCTTATCCGCCAGCAATGTTAGCCAGATTAATGGTAAATCCCAAACTCAGACTTTTTATCCACGGAATTTGATTAACTTCTAG
- a CDS encoding ABC transporter ATP-binding protein: protein MTKPIAPLLSLLNYSRVHRAKIYWAVTCSLLNKIFDLAPPALIGLAVDVVIKQQDSFLSRWGIVSVQSQLLVLTVASAVIWALESIFEYAYERLWRNLAQDIQHDLRLDAYAHLQQLDLAYFEERSTGRLMAILNDDINQLERFLDVGANEILQVLTTVVVIGGAFFVITPDIAWMAVVPMPFVLLGSIYFQSLLTSRYALVREKVSNLNSRLSNNLSGIMTIKSFATEAEEVERLRQDSDAYRDSNQRAIALSAAFVPLIRVIIFAGFSTILYFGGLDAVRGNLAVGSYSMLVFLTQRLLWPLTGLGKTLDLYQRAMASTQRVMQLLATPIQAHPGELSLHPSQVQGELVFQNISFAYPHRSAVLKNVSLRVPAGQTIGIVGATGSGKSTLVKLLLRLYEWDSGDILLDGVDLKKYFLGDLRRSVGLVSQDVFLFHGTVRENIAYGSADATLAQIERAANLAEAEEFINQLPQGYDTIIGERGQKLSGGQRQRLAIARAILKNPPILILDEATSAVDNETEAAIVRSLEKITKNRTTITIAHRLSTVRYADQIYVLENGMVQEMGSHESLLAHQGLYAKLWRVQTGLRSGVS from the coding sequence GTGACTAAACCCATTGCCCCCCTCCTCAGCCTTTTAAATTACAGCCGGGTCCACCGTGCCAAAATTTACTGGGCGGTAACCTGCTCATTGCTGAACAAAATTTTTGATCTGGCTCCCCCGGCCCTAATTGGTTTAGCCGTGGATGTGGTGATCAAACAGCAGGATTCTTTCCTGTCCCGTTGGGGCATTGTTTCCGTACAAAGCCAACTGTTGGTGCTGACGGTGGCTTCGGCGGTTATTTGGGCCCTGGAATCAATTTTTGAGTATGCCTACGAGCGGCTTTGGCGTAACCTCGCCCAGGATATCCAACACGATCTGCGCCTGGATGCCTATGCCCATTTGCAACAGCTAGACCTGGCCTATTTCGAGGAAAGGAGTACGGGGCGGCTGATGGCCATTCTCAACGATGACATCAACCAGTTGGAGCGGTTTTTGGATGTGGGGGCCAACGAAATTTTGCAGGTGCTGACCACAGTGGTGGTGATTGGTGGAGCATTTTTTGTCATTACCCCGGACATTGCTTGGATGGCGGTGGTGCCCATGCCCTTTGTGCTGTTGGGGTCGATCTATTTTCAGTCTTTGCTCACTTCCCGTTATGCCCTAGTGCGGGAAAAGGTCAGTAATTTGAACAGCCGTTTGTCCAATAACCTCAGCGGCATTATGACCATCAAAAGTTTTGCCACCGAAGCGGAAGAGGTGGAACGGCTCCGGCAAGACAGTGATGCCTATCGGGACAGTAATCAACGGGCGATCGCCTTGAGTGCGGCCTTTGTGCCTTTAATTCGGGTGATTATTTTTGCCGGTTTTTCCACCATTCTCTACTTCGGTGGTTTGGATGCGGTGCGGGGTAATTTGGCGGTGGGCAGTTACAGTATGTTGGTCTTTTTAACCCAACGACTACTCTGGCCGCTGACGGGTTTGGGCAAAACTCTGGATTTATATCAACGGGCCATGGCTTCCACCCAGCGGGTGATGCAACTTTTAGCAACTCCTATTCAAGCTCATCCGGGGGAATTAAGCCTCCATCCTAGCCAGGTGCAAGGGGAATTAGTTTTCCAAAATATTAGCTTTGCCTATCCCCATCGTTCAGCGGTGTTGAAAAATGTTTCCCTAAGGGTACCGGCGGGGCAAACCATCGGCATTGTGGGGGCAACGGGGTCGGGAAAAAGCACTCTGGTCAAACTATTACTGCGACTGTACGAATGGGATAGCGGTGACATTCTCCTAGACGGGGTGGATCTGAAGAAATATTTCCTGGGGGATTTACGGCGCAGTGTCGGTTTAGTAAGCCAGGACGTGTTTTTATTCCACGGTACGGTGCGGGAGAATATTGCCTACGGCAGTGCTGACGCCACTTTGGCCCAAATTGAACGGGCGGCCAACCTAGCGGAGGCAGAGGAATTCATCAACCAGTTACCCCAGGGCTACGACACCATTATTGGCGAACGGGGACAAAAACTTTCCGGTGGTCAACGGCAACGGTTGGCGATCGCCAGGGCTATTTTAAAAAATCCTCCCATTCTGATTTTGGATGAAGCCACGTCAGCGGTGGACAACGAAACAGAGGCGGCCATTGTCCGTTCCCTGGAAAAAATCACCAAAAATCGCACCACCATTACCATTGCCCATCGCCTTTCCACTGTGCGCTATGCCGATCAAATTTACGTGCTGGAAAACGGCATGGTACAAGAAATGGGCAGCCACGAAAGCCTACTGGCTCACCAAGGACTATATGCCAAACTGTGGCGGGTGCAAACGGGGCTAAGGAGTGGGGTTAGTTAG
- a CDS encoding heavy metal translocating P-type ATPase: protein MAQTINLQLEGMRCAACASSIERAIAKVPGVQSCQVNFALEQAVVSYHGETTPQILTDAVERAGYHARVLKQQVLSSQQTEDRKPVFSAKLVTGLVISAVLFFGSLPMMLGVNIPHFPHIFHDPWLQWLLATPVQFWSGAEFYRGAWKSVRTRSATMDTLVALGTSAAYFYSVAITLFPQWLTSQGLAAHVYFEAAAVVITLILLGRSLEQRARRETSAAIRKLMGLQPQTALVKRGEHWETVAIAELAINDVVRVRPGEKIPVDGVVVAGNSTVDESLVTGESFPVDKTVGTEVIGATLNKSGSLDIQVSKLGQDSVLAQIIQLVQQAQASKAPIQHFVDRITHWFVPTVIVVAIAAFCIWWLTTGNITLAVLTLVEVLIIACPCALGLATPTSVMVGTGKGAEYGVLIKEASSLEMAEKLTAIVLDKTGTLTQGKPSVTNFFTLSPTSTEESLQLIQWAASVEQYSEHPLAEAVVNYGQSQQVSLLEIDNFQAIAGCGVAGQWQGQWIRLGTSNWLTDLGVTGTEHQPWQSQAQQWEKEQKTVIWLAVDTEVKALLAIADAIKPSSPQVVQALKKLGLSVYMLTGDNQATAQAIADTVGIRHVLAQVRPGDKAQQVEQLQQKGNIVAMVGDGINDAPALAQADVGIAIGTGTDVAIAASDITLIAGDLQGILTAIKLSRATMGNIRQNLFFAFIYNVIGIPVAAGLFYPLFGLLLNPILAGAAMAFSSVSVVTNALRLKKFCP, encoded by the coding sequence ATGGCCCAAACCATCAATCTGCAACTAGAGGGAATGCGCTGTGCGGCCTGTGCTTCCAGCATTGAACGGGCGATCGCCAAAGTGCCGGGGGTGCAGTCTTGCCAGGTGAATTTTGCCCTGGAGCAGGCGGTGGTCAGTTATCACGGGGAAACGACCCCCCAAATCCTCACAGATGCGGTGGAGCGAGCGGGTTACCACGCTAGGGTGCTTAAACAACAGGTTTTATCTTCCCAGCAAACCGAGGATAGGAAACCCGTGTTTTCGGCCAAATTGGTAACGGGGTTAGTAATCAGCGCTGTGCTCTTTTTTGGCTCCTTGCCCATGATGCTGGGGGTAAATATTCCCCATTTTCCCCATATTTTCCATGATCCCTGGTTGCAATGGTTATTGGCTACGCCGGTGCAGTTTTGGTCTGGAGCGGAGTTTTATCGGGGAGCTTGGAAATCCGTTAGAACCCGCAGTGCCACCATGGATACCCTTGTAGCCTTGGGCACCAGTGCGGCGTATTTTTACTCCGTAGCCATTACCCTCTTTCCCCAATGGTTAACTAGCCAAGGGTTAGCAGCCCACGTTTATTTTGAAGCGGCGGCGGTGGTGATCACCCTGATTCTGTTGGGGCGGTCGTTGGAACAGCGGGCCCGGCGGGAAACTTCAGCAGCGATCCGTAAATTAATGGGGCTACAACCCCAAACAGCACTCGTTAAACGGGGGGAACACTGGGAAACAGTGGCGATCGCCGAGTTGGCAATTAACGATGTGGTGCGGGTGCGGCCGGGGGAAAAAATTCCGGTGGATGGCGTGGTGGTGGCGGGAAATTCCACTGTGGATGAATCGTTGGTGACGGGGGAAAGTTTTCCGGTAGATAAAACCGTTGGGACGGAAGTGATTGGGGCCACGTTGAATAAAAGCGGCAGTTTAGACATTCAAGTCAGCAAGTTGGGCCAGGATTCCGTGCTCGCCCAAATTATCCAACTGGTACAGCAAGCCCAAGCTTCTAAAGCTCCCATCCAGCACTTTGTTGACCGCATCACCCACTGGTTTGTCCCCACAGTAATTGTGGTGGCGATCGCCGCTTTTTGTATTTGGTGGCTGACCACGGGCAATATTACCCTGGCGGTGTTGACCTTGGTGGAAGTGCTGATCATCGCCTGTCCCTGTGCGTTGGGCTTGGCCACGCCTACGTCTGTGATGGTGGGCACGGGTAAAGGGGCGGAGTATGGCGTGCTAATCAAAGAAGCTAGCAGCCTGGAAATGGCGGAAAAATTAACTGCTATTGTGCTGGATAAAACTGGCACGTTAACCCAGGGCAAACCCAGTGTGACCAACTTTTTTACTCTGTCCCCCACTTCCACGGAGGAAAGTTTACAGTTAATCCAATGGGCGGCCAGTGTGGAGCAATATTCCGAACATCCCCTAGCGGAAGCGGTGGTTAATTATGGTCAATCCCAACAGGTTAGTTTGCTAGAGATAGACAATTTCCAGGCGATCGCCGGTTGTGGGGTGGCAGGACAATGGCAGGGGCAATGGATACGATTAGGAACGTCCAATTGGTTAACCGATTTGGGGGTAACTGGTACGGAGCATCAACCATGGCAAAGTCAGGCCCAGCAATGGGAAAAGGAACAAAAAACCGTTATTTGGCTGGCAGTGGACACGGAAGTTAAAGCTCTATTGGCGATCGCCGATGCCATCAAACCATCCTCTCCCCAGGTAGTACAGGCTCTGAAAAAACTGGGTTTATCCGTTTATATGCTCACTGGAGACAACCAAGCCACCGCCCAAGCCATTGCCGACACAGTGGGTATTCGCCATGTGTTAGCCCAAGTGCGCCCCGGCGATAAAGCCCAACAGGTGGAACAGTTGCAACAGAAGGGAAATATCGTCGCCATGGTGGGGGATGGCATTAACGATGCTCCCGCCCTGGCCCAGGCCGATGTGGGCATAGCCATTGGTACTGGCACCGATGTGGCGATCGCCGCCAGTGATATTACTCTGATTGCTGGAGATTTACAGGGAATTTTGACCGCTATCAAGCTGAGCCGGGCCACCATGGGTAATATTAGACAAAATCTCTTCTTTGCGTTTATTTACAACGTGATCGGCATTCCCGTAGCTGCTGGGCTGTTCTATCCCCTCTTCGGTTTACTGCTCAATCCCATCCTGGCTGGGGCCGCCATGGCCTTTAGTTCCGTTTCCGTGGTGACCAACGCTCTGCGTCTGAAAAAATTCTGTCCTTAG
- the fabD gene encoding ACP S-malonyltransferase, translating to MKTAWVFPGQGSQAVGMGVDLLSTAIAKEKYQQAEEILGWSVVEKCQGDEASLALTQNTQPCLYVIEAILADLLRDKGFQPDYVAGHSLGEYSALYAAGVFDFATGLQLVKQRSEVMASASGGMMAALMKFDQTQLQQALTDNTEVVLANDNSPEQVVISGTVAGVEAILANVKARRAVPLKVSGAFHSSFMAQPSQSFAQTLTACHFNDATVPVLSNVDPSPTQNGDRLKEKLIQQMTGSVRWRETMVNLGEIGATDYWEVGPGKVLTGLCKRTCPDLNLKNIGQLDDLNSL from the coding sequence ATGAAAACTGCATGGGTATTCCCCGGCCAAGGTTCCCAAGCTGTGGGCATGGGGGTAGATCTGCTCTCAACGGCGATCGCCAAGGAAAAATATCAGCAAGCCGAAGAAATTCTTGGCTGGTCAGTGGTGGAAAAATGCCAAGGGGATGAAGCTAGCCTGGCCCTGACCCAAAATACCCAACCCTGTTTGTACGTTATTGAAGCAATTTTGGCTGATTTGCTCAGGGATAAAGGTTTTCAGCCCGATTACGTAGCCGGTCATAGTCTGGGGGAATATTCCGCCCTCTACGCCGCTGGGGTATTTGATTTTGCCACGGGTTTGCAACTGGTTAAACAACGGTCAGAGGTGATGGCCAGCGCTTCCGGGGGCATGATGGCCGCCCTGATGAAGTTCGATCAAACCCAGTTACAGCAAGCCCTGACGGATAATACAGAGGTTGTATTAGCTAACGATAACAGCCCCGAACAGGTAGTAATTTCCGGTACTGTGGCCGGTGTAGAAGCAATTTTAGCCAACGTCAAGGCACGCCGAGCCGTGCCTCTGAAGGTTTCCGGTGCTTTCCACTCCAGCTTTATGGCCCAACCTTCCCAATCCTTCGCCCAAACCCTGACAGCTTGCCATTTCAACGACGCCACTGTGCCCGTACTCTCCAACGTTGATCCTAGCCCTACCCAAAACGGCGATCGCCTGAAAGAAAAACTAATTCAACAAATGACCGGTTCCGTGCGCTGGCGGGAAACCATGGTTAACCTAGGAGAAATTGGGGCAACGGATTATTGGGAAGTGGGCCCAGGCAAAGTACTGACTGGTCTATGTAAACGAACTTGCCCTGATCTGAACCTGAAAAATATTGGCCAATTAGACGACTTGAATTCCCTGTAG
- a CDS encoding PleD family two-component system response regulator, whose translation MSAHKILVIDDSKVIRMRVKDMLPQGNFEVIEAKDGLEGFNLIQSERPNLIMLDFLLPKMSGWEVFQSVQERPELKAIPLVLMSGRKEEVLEKIPEPFEYFAFVEKPFEQRELVAAIKEAMIKAKKHAPVAAVASGAAPAGDLAAEVQQLKQQVAQMHGEIDLLKKQLGQLVTFIKQRLS comes from the coding sequence GTGTCTGCCCACAAGATTCTAGTCATCGATGACAGCAAAGTTATCCGTATGCGAGTTAAGGATATGTTGCCCCAGGGAAATTTCGAGGTGATTGAAGCCAAGGACGGCCTCGAAGGTTTTAATCTGATCCAGAGTGAGCGGCCCAACCTGATTATGTTGGACTTTCTCCTGCCCAAAATGAGTGGCTGGGAAGTGTTTCAATCGGTGCAGGAACGCCCCGAACTCAAGGCTATTCCCTTGGTGTTGATGTCCGGTCGGAAGGAAGAAGTGCTCGAAAAAATTCCCGAACCCTTCGAGTATTTTGCTTTTGTGGAAAAACCATTTGAGCAACGGGAATTGGTGGCCGCCATCAAAGAGGCCATGATCAAAGCTAAAAAACACGCTCCTGTGGCCGCCGTTGCCAGTGGCGCTGCCCCAGCCGGAGATTTGGCCGCTGAAGTGCAACAACTCAAACAACAGGTAGCCCAAATGCACGGCGAAATTGACCTGTTGAAAAAACAGTTGGGGCAATTAGTAACTTTCATCAAGCAACGGCTTTCCTAG